In Nostocoides sp. HKS02, the DNA window CTGGACGGCGGCCAGCCACGGCTCGTGGCTCTCGCCCGTCCGGCTCGGTCCGGTGGCCGAGACGACGACGTCATGCGTTGCTGCGGCCTCCTTGATCGTCGCCTCGTCGCCGAGGTCGCCGGCGCGGGCGGCCACGCCGGGCATGGAGGTGGTGCCGGTGCGGGTGATGGCGGTGACGTCGTGGCCGCGCCGGACTGCCTCGGCGGCAATCCGCGAGCCGACGACTCCACTGGCTCCGAACAGGGCGATCTTCATGGGTACGTGCCTTTCGTTGCGCGATCCGGGGGAACGGGGCTCACGGTAACCAGTGGTAACTGACCACTTCAACGTGCTATAAGTACCTGATGGTTACCATGGCGCAGTCCCGCCCGCTCATCGAGCGCGGCGACGTGTTCGACCCCACTTGTCCGACCCGGGTGGTCCTCGACCGCATCGGCGACAAGTGGACTGTCCTGGTCATCGCCGCCTTGGTCGATGGCCCGTTGCGGTTCACCCAGGTGCGCCAGCGGATCGGCGGCGTGGCGCCCAAGGTGCTCACCCAGACATTGCGGGCCATGGAGCGCGACGGGCTGGTGACCCGCACCGTCTACGCCCAGGTGCCACCACGGGTGGACTACGCCCTCACGGCCCTCGGGGTCTCGCTCGGTGGCCCGCTGGCCGTGCTGACCGACTGGGCCGAGGCACATGTCGGCGAGATCGTCGCGAGCCGCGACCGCTTCGAGGAGGCCGACCTGTCACGAAATGATTCGGAGCCGGTGGGCGTTGGACGATAGGCTGGTGCAACAGCACGACAACTGAACAGAGTGTGTGTGAACACCCCTGCACTCGCAGGAGCCTGGGGGTGATCGGTTTCGACATTGGTCGGCATACCAGGGGAAGCGGGTCGAGGATGCCTGGTTATCTCGTTAACGCTCCCGGCAAAACAATAGGTGCCAATTCCAACCGCACCGACTTCGCCCTCGCCGCCTGAGCGAGCTCCGGAGTCCGTCAGCCTGAGGTAGTTCTCGACTCAGTGTCTGGCGTCAGCTAGAGAACTTGCTGCGCAGTCATGTTGGGGGGCTGCGCGGGACTCTTACTCAACTGGGCCTGTCAGGGAACGTGTGCGCGCGAGCCCTGGGGCCGAGAAACTCCCTAGCGCACTGCACCCGGAGAAGCCCTGGTTTCCCGTCAGTGGACGCGGGTTCAATTCCCGCCACCTCCACCACCCAGGTGTTCGCACACATCAGTTGGGAGCAGCGCCCGGGGTCGATCCAGACCCCGGGCGCTGTTTCGCTGCGTCGGCGCAGGTGTGGGGAACTCGCGGCCGAGCGCCCGGCGTTCACCGTGGCGCAGGTGGGTGCGCGCGGTAGTAGTCGCGCCAGATCAAGCGGTGGATGGGGATCCACCGCGGCAGGGAGCGCACACCGGGTACGAAGGGCACGAGCAGGAACCCGAGGCTCAGCAGGGCCATCAGCCCCCACACCAGGGCGTCGGCGTTCGGCGAGGACTTGAACGGCTCGATCTGGTACCAGAACGTGTAGAGCCACAGCCAGGACTGGCCGGGGTAGCTGCCGGTCTCGTTCATCATGCCCCACTGGTCGCCCCCGAGGTGCTCGGCCGTGGCGTGGTCGTCAAGGTAGCCGCCGTCGGCCAGGAACAGGGTCGAGCGCGTGTAGTCCGTGCTGTAGAAGCCGCCCTCTCCCTGGATGACCGGCTGCAGCACCCCGGAACGCGCCATGCGCAGGAGGCTGGCGGTCAGCACCGGCACAGGCCCGTACTGGCCCGGGGCCACGGCTGCGGGCTT includes these proteins:
- a CDS encoding helix-turn-helix domain-containing protein; translated protein: MAQSRPLIERGDVFDPTCPTRVVLDRIGDKWTVLVIAALVDGPLRFTQVRQRIGGVAPKVLTQTLRAMERDGLVTRTVYAQVPPRVDYALTALGVSLGGPLAVLTDWAEAHVGEIVASRDRFEEADLSRNDSEPVGVGR